From Lycium ferocissimum isolate CSIRO_LF1 chromosome 12, AGI_CSIRO_Lferr_CH_V1, whole genome shotgun sequence, one genomic window encodes:
- the LOC132039609 gene encoding protein ECERIFERUM 2, which yields MGDEKLISDVRLSSVVPATITGDDKVHEFTNMDLIMKLHYIKCLYFFKNDVVEGLDIHDLKNPMFQLLELYYHASGRIRRSGGGDDGGRPFIKCNDSGVRIVEAKCRNKTIDEWLAMIMNDASVNEELVYDQVLGPDLGFAPLVFIQFTWFKCGGMSIGLSWAHVLGDAFSASNFLNIWAQIMAGQLPPQFLNKPTITNKFINSPLLLSTVEKLPFSIKRVNPVGDHWKLTNTCKMQSHSFHITQKLLNQLIFKVCGTKVKPFDAICATVWKILAKVRKYSSEPNIVTIIRRDDKSCHRKTTEVSSNGQVISIIEANNVIVSEADTSKLAKLIAEKVVDETRVVEDLMKKENGTSDFVVYGANLTFVNLEEAKIYDLEVRGKKPIFASYNISGVGDEGVVLVLPGPKNLNGKEGGRIVNVILPEDQIEGLKNEMREA from the exons ATGGGCGACGAGAAATTAATCTCCGACGTGAGGTTATCGTCCGTCGTGCCGGCGACTATCACGGGAGACGATAAAGTCCATGAATTTACTAACATGGACTTAATCATGAAGCTTCATTACATTAAGtgtctttattttttcaaaaatgatGTAGTTGAAGGTTTGGATATTCATGACCTAAAAAATCCCATGTTTCAACTTCTTGAGCTTTATTATCATGCTTCCGGCAGGATTAGGCGGTCCGGTGGCGGCGACGACGGTGGCAGGCCGTTCATAAAGTGTAATGACAGTGGTGTTAGGATTGTAGAAGCAAAGTGTAGAAATAAAACAATTGATGAATGGTTggctatgattatgaatgatgcaTCTGTTAATGAGGAGCTTGTTTATGATCAAGTTCTTGGTCCTGATTTGGGCTTTGCACCTCTTGTGTTCATACAG TTCACTTGGTTCAAATGTGGAGGGATGTCAATTGGGCTAAGTTGGGCTCATGTCCTTGGAGATGCATTTTCAGCTTCAAATTTCCTCAACATTTGGGCACAAATCATGGCTGGTCAACTCCCACCTCAATTTCTGAACAAGCCAACAATAACCAACAAATTCATCAATAGTCCATTATTATTATCTACAGTTGAGAAGTTGCCATTTTCTATAAAGAGAGTTAATCCAGTCGGTGATCATTGGAAACTCACCAACACTTGCAAAATGCAATCACATTCTTTCCATATCACACAAAAGCTACTAAACCAATTAATTTTCAAGGTCTGTGGAACTAAAGTGAAGCCTTTTGATGCAATTTGTGCTACGGTCTGGAAAATTTTGGCTAAGGTAAGGAAATATTCATCAGAGCCCAATATTGTGACCATTATACGTAGGGACGACAAATCTTGTCACAGAAAAACAACTGAAGTGTCAAGCAACGGTCAAGTGATTAGCATAATTGAAGCAAATAACGTCATAGTTTCTGAGGCTGATACTTCAAAATTGGCGAAGTTGATTGCTGAAAAGGTTGTGGACGAGACTAGAGTTGTCGaagatttaatgaaaaaagaaaatggcacTTCGGACTTTGTTGTGTATGGGGCAAATCTCACATTTGTGAATCTTGAAGAGGCAAAGATTTATGATTTGGAAGTTAGGGGTAAAAAACCAATTTTTGCAAGTTATAACATAAGTGGGGTTGGTGATGAAGGTGTTGTTTTGGTATTGCCAGGGCCTAAAAATTTGAATGGAAAAGAAGGTGGAAGGATAGTGAATGTGATTTTGCCTGAAGATCAAATTGAAGGGTTGAAAAATGAGATGAGAGAGGCATAA